A genomic region of Equus caballus isolate H_3958 breed thoroughbred chromosome 1, TB-T2T, whole genome shotgun sequence contains the following coding sequences:
- the OR11H31 gene encoding olfactory receptor family 11 subfamily H member 31 (The RefSeq protein has 1 substitution compared to this genomic sequence), which yields MHFMIEFVLLSLVREMQNFFSIILVVYFLILLGNGAIVCAVKWDRRLQMPMYILGNSAFLEIWYISSTVTNTLVNILSKTKTFSFTKCFLQFYFFFPLGTTESFFLPVMAYDQYLAICRPLHYPSIMTGKFCVILVCVFWVNGFLCYPVPIVLISQLPFCRPNIIDHFMCDPGPLFALTCIFGPSTELICYTFNSVIIFGPFLSILGSYILVLRAVLHVPSGAGLQVGPTSSNSSFLHMWVPPHGGVFTLWIPYVDVGEPNIREPSRNAEGCHFGIFDSDSAFKSPCL from the coding sequence ATGCATTTTATGATTGAGTTTGTCCTCCTTTCTTTGGTCAGAGAGATGCAGAACTTCTTCTCAATAATCCTAGTGGTCTATTTCCTGATCCTGCTGGGGAACGGGGCTATTGTCTGTGCAGTGAAATGGGACAGGCGGCTTCAAATGCCCATGTACATCTTGGGAAACTCTGCCTTCCTAGAGATCTGGTACATTTCCTCCACTGTCACAAACACGCTGGTCAACATCCTCTCTAAGACCAAGACCTTCTCCTTCACTAAGTGCTTCCtccaattctatttcttttttccactggGTACAACAGAGAGTTTCTTCTTACCAGTTATGGCTTATGATCAGTACCTGGCCATTTGTCGCCCACTGTATTACCCCTCCATCATGACTGGGAAGTTCTGTGTCATCCTGGTCTGTGTTTTCTGGGTGAATGGATTTCTCTGCTATCCAGTCCCCATTGTTCTCATCTCCCAACTTCCCTTTTGTAGACCCAACATCATTGACCACTTCATGTGTGACCCAGGCCCTTTGTTTGCACTAACCTGCATCTTTGGTCCTTCCACTGAGCTTATCTGTTACACCTTCAACTCAGTGATTATCTTTGGGCCCTTCCTTTCCATCTTGGGATCTTACATTCTGGTACTCAGAGCTGTCCTTCATGTTCCCTCTGgtgctggtctccaggtgggtcCCACCTCATCAAACTCAAGCTTTCTCCATATGTGGGTCCCACCTCATGGTGGTGTCTTTACTTTATGGATCCCTTATGTTGATGTAGGTGAGCCCAATATCAGGGAACCCAGCAGGAATGCGGAAGGTTGTCATTTTGGTATATTTGACAGTGACTCTGCTTTTAAATCCCCTTGTCTATAG
- the OR11H7 gene encoding olfactory receptor family 11 subfamily H member 7, with protein MNNSRISTATQFVLLGFPGPWKMQIILFLMILLVYILTLTGNMAIICAVRWEHRLHTPMYMLLANFSFLEIWYVTCTVPNMLVNFLSKTKTISFSGCFTQFYFFFSLGTTECFFLCVMAYDRYLAICRPLHYPSIMTGQLCTILVSLCWLIGFLGYSIPIFFISQLPFCGPNIIDHFLCDMDPLMALSCAPKPIIQYVFYSMSSLIIILTIVYILGSYTLVLRAVLQVSSSSGRQKAFSTCGSHLVVVSLFYGTIMVMYVSPTSGNSVAMHKIITLIYSVVTPVLNPFIYSLRNRDMKFALHQVFCRMRIIQIS; from the coding sequence ATGAATAATTCAAGGATATCTACTGCGACACAGTTTGTCTTGTTGGGCTTTCCTGGTCCTTGGAAAATGCAGATCATTCTTTTCTTAATGATTTTGTTGGTCTACATCTTGACTCTGACTGGGAATATGGCCATCATTTGTGCAGTAAGGTGGGAACACCGACTCCATACCCCTATGTACATGCTCCTGGCCAACTTCTCCTTCCTGGAGATCTGGTATGTGACCTGTACAGTCCCCAACATGCTGGTCAATTTTCTTTCCAAAACCAAGACCATATCATTCTCTGGTTGCTTCACACAATTCtacttcttcttttccctggGCACAACAGAATGCTTCTTCCTCTGTGTCATGGCTTACGATCGGTACCTAGCCATCTGCCGTCCACTGCACTATCCCTCCATCATGACTGGGCAGCTCTGCACCATTTTGGTGTCTCTTTGCTGGCTAATTGGCTTCCTTGGATATTCAattcctattttctttatttcccaacTACCCTTTTGTGGACCCAACATCATTGATCACTTTCTGTGTGATATGGACCCACTGATGGCATTGTCCTGTGCCCCAAAACccatcatacagtatgtattctaTTCTATGAGCTCTCTTATCATCATTCTCACCATTGTGTACATCCTTGGGTCCTATACACTGGTCCTCAGAGCTGTGCTTCAGGTTTCTTCTTCATCTGGACGGCAAAAGGCCTTCTCTACCTGTGGATCCCACTTAGTTGTGGTGTCTCTATTCTATGGAACCATAATGGTGATGTATGTGAGTCCAACCTCTGGCAACTCAGTTGCTATGCATAAGATCATCACACTGATATACTCTGTAGTGACACCAGTTTTAAACCCCTTCATCTATAGCCTACGCAACAGGGATATGAAATTTGCCCTCCATCAAGTCTTTTGTAGAATGAGAATTATCCAAATCTCATGA